The Gemmatimonadota bacterium genome includes a region encoding these proteins:
- a CDS encoding ABC transporter substrate-binding protein, producing MAQVTGTSKLISVGLVVSKTGRLSETGQGFINGFEMALEEVNSQLSDVSLRFIVEDDQSTIEGATAAYNKLIHEDGVPVILGVYTSTMVRAVFPIAQENEVVAISPTSAARGLSAIGDFVFRVALTVDSLIPGSVKLTREKLGYERVATMYQSMDVFSQSSDEVLKSAFSENGVEVLTTETFETGAMDLSEQFSRIVALNPDAIFVSAISVGRTQALIDGGQHGIPILMPLLTMDEVERAGEAAEGAISFTYWSSTGNVPANRAFVENYMTKYGAAPGRFAAVSYATVHILAKAIADARSPDSHAIRDALAQIENLDTILGSFSFDANGDAIYDPAVLIVKDGKFEVFDTKTALATIGETNESGVAGKAVFTQIGDNIKLVVSLANASAGEHAVHIHTTGDCSAPDGTSAGGHWNPTGVAHGKWGEGEFHLGDIGNMTVDDQGMGKIELTTNLWEMNTGSDIDIVGKAIIVHAGADDFVSQPSGNAGARIGCGVIELGP from the coding sequence AATTGAGTGATGTGAGTTTGAGGTTTATTGTCGAGGATGATCAGAGTACTATAGAAGGCGCTACTGCGGCGTATAATAAACTTATTCATGAAGATGGCGTGCCAGTTATTCTCGGTGTTTATACTTCTACCATGGTGCGTGCGGTTTTTCCCATTGCGCAGGAAAATGAAGTCGTGGCGATTAGCCCCACTTCGGCTGCACGCGGTCTCAGCGCGATTGGCGATTTTGTTTTTCGCGTCGCCCTTACTGTTGATTCGCTGATTCCGGGGAGTGTAAAACTAACTCGGGAAAAACTGGGCTATGAGCGCGTGGCCACAATGTATCAAAGCATGGATGTTTTTTCGCAGAGTAGCGATGAGGTGTTGAAAAGTGCCTTTAGTGAGAACGGGGTCGAGGTTCTGACTACTGAGACTTTTGAAACCGGCGCTATGGATCTTTCCGAGCAATTTTCCAGGATTGTGGCACTGAATCCAGATGCGATTTTTGTTTCGGCTATATCAGTAGGGCGGACACAGGCTCTGATCGATGGGGGACAACACGGTATTCCTATCCTGATGCCCCTGCTCACTATGGATGAGGTAGAACGCGCCGGGGAGGCAGCTGAGGGGGCAATTAGTTTTACGTATTGGAGCAGTACGGGCAATGTGCCGGCCAATCGCGCCTTTGTTGAGAATTATATGACGAAATACGGTGCCGCGCCGGGCCGATTCGCCGCCGTGTCCTACGCGACGGTTCACATTTTGGCAAAGGCGATTGCAGATGCCCGGTCCCCTGATTCGCACGCGATTCGGGACGCATTGGCTCAAATCGAGAATTTGGACACGATTTTGGGTTCGTTTTCTTTTGATGCCAATGGCGATGCGATTTACGATCCGGCTGTTCTGATTGTTAAGGATGGGAAATTTGAGGTGTTTGATACAAAAACTGCCTTGGCGACAATCGGCGAGACGAACGAAAGCGGTGTGGCCGGAAAAGCGGTTTTCACACAAATCGGCGATAATATCAAGCTCGTCGTCTCGCTCGCTAATGCGTCCGCAGGCGAACACGCTGTCCATATCCACACAACTGGCGATTGTAGTGCGCCAGACGGGACATCGGCTGGCGGGCATTGGAATCCCACCGGCGTTGCACACGGAAAATGGGGAGAAGGTGAATTTCACCTTGGCGACATTGGCAATATGACTGTCGATGATCAAGGCATGGGGAAAATTGAACTGACGACAAATCTTTGGGAGATGAACACTGGCTCAGACATAGATATTGTTGGAAAAGCGATCATCGTCCATGCGGGTGCTGATGATTTTGTCTCACAACCTTCGGGCAATGCTGGTGCACGCATCGGTTGCGGTGTGATTGAGTTAGGACCGTAA